The DNA window CTGATCGGGCTGGGCGTCGAGGAGTTCGCGAAGCTGGCGGCCCACGCCCTGCGGCCCAAGCCCGAGCCAGTGCTGTCCCTGGCGCACATCCATGCCCCGCGCGTGTCGGTACGCGACCAGGCAGCGGTGCTGGTCGATCGGCTGCGCCGGGTGCGGTCGACGACGTTCCGTTCGTTGATCGCCGACTCGCCGAACCTCGTGACAACGGTGGCACGGTTTCTGGCGTTGCTGGAGCTGTACCGGGAGGGCGCGGTGGCCTTCGAGCAAGCGGAGGCGCTGTCCGAGCTCACCATCCGCTGGTCCGGCGCCGACGAGGGCGACGTCGCCGTTGGCGACGAGTTCGACGAGGGCGACGTGACGTTGCGGCCAGTGGACGATCTTGACTCCGGCGCTGAGCCCGACGAGCTAGACGTGGTCGATGAGAGTGGAGAACCCAGTGACAACGCCTGACGACGAACGGGATCTCGGCCTCACCGCCAGCAACCACGAGGAAGCGAACGCGCTCGACACCCCAGCCATGCCGGATGACTCCGCCGAGCTCTCAGACCTCGACGAGTCATCGCAAGACGATCTCGCCACCGACGAGGCGCCCGCATCGAGCGATCGCTCCGAGGTGGGGGACACCGCCGAGGGCGAATCGTCGCCGTCGGACGATGCCCCCGTGGCCGACGATGACGCATCCGCCTTGGCGGATGACTCCACTGATGCGATCGAGGTCGATGACCTCGACCTCGACGAGACGTCGCGGGGCGATCTCGCCAGCGAGCCGGTCGAATCGATCGACGACTCCGACGTCGAGGACGCCGCGCGTGCGGATGCATCCGCCGATGGCGAGTCATCGCCACCTGACGCCGGCTCCGTGGTCGAGGAGAGCGCCTCACTGTCACCCGAGTCGGACAGCGCGCCCGGCGATCGCTCATCCGCCTCAGCGGATGAGTCCGCCGACTCCATCGAGGTCGATGACCTCGACCTCGACGAGACCTCGCCGGATGGACTCGCCGATGGCGAGTCAGCCGAATCAGGCGATGGCTCGTCCGCCCCGGTGGGTGTGTCCGGCGGGGGTGGGGCTGCCACGGTGGGCGAGGTGGCTGAGTCCATCGAGGTCACCGGTTCGTTGCTCGGCGCGGACGAGCTCGTGGCGGCTGGGGCTGGTGGGTTCGTGGATGGCACCGACGCCACCGATATCGAGGAGCCCGTTCATCTGCTCCCCCTCCGCCCGTCGATCGAGGCCATCCTGCTCGTCACCGACGAGCCCATCCCCACCGTCACGCTCGCCCAGGTTCTCGGCCGACCCCAGCCCGAGGTGGCTGAGGAACTCGCCAGCCTCTCGAAGTCCTACACCGACGAGGGCCGCGGCTTCGACCTGCGCGAGATCGCCGGTGGGTGGCGGCTCTACACGCGCGAGGAGTACGCCGAGGTGGTCGAGCGGTTCGTGCTCGACGGCCAGCAGGCGCGGCTCACTCAGGCGGCCCTCGAGACCCTCGCCGTCGTCGCCTACAAGCAGCCCGTCAGCCGGACCCGCGTCTCCGCCATCCGCGGCGTCAACTGCGACGGCGTCATGCGTACGTTGCTCAGCCGCGGCCTGGTCCAGGAAGCCGGCACCGACGACGAGAGCGGCGCCCACCTGTACCGCACCACCTCGTACTTCCTCGAACGCCTCGGCCTCGACTCCCTCGGCGACCTGCCCGACCTCGCCCCCTACCTCCCCGAGATCGAGGAGATGGAGGCCGAGCACGCCCACCGCCTCGACGCCGAGCCAGAGCCCGAGCCAGAGCCACAGCACGACCACGCCCAAGAGCCCGTAGGCGCCGAACAGCCATGACCGACGACGAGGGCATCCGGCTGCAGAAGGTCCTCGCCCAGGCCGGCGTCGCCAGCCGGCGGGCGTCCGAGCAGCTGATCACCGACGGCCGCGTCGAGGTCAACGGCGCGATCGTCACCCTGCTCGGCTCCCGCGTCGATCCCGAACGCGACGTCATCCGCGTCGACGGCGAACGCGTCCCCGTCGACGTCGGCAAGGTCTACCTCGCGCTCAACAAGCCCCGCGGCGTCGTCAGCACGATGAGCGACCCCGAAGGCCGCCGCACGCTCGCCGACTTCGTTCAAGACCGCGAGGAACGCCTGTACCACGTCGGCAGACTCGACACCGACACCGAAGGCCTGATCCTGCTGGTAAACGACGGCGAGTTCGCGCACCGCCTGACCCACCCGTCCTACGGCGTCTCCAAGACCTACGTCGCCGAGGTCGACGGTCCCGTCGCGAAGAACGTCGGCCGCCGCCTCGTCGGCGGCGTCGAGCTCGAGGACGGCCCCGCGAAGGCGGACGCGTTCAAGATTCTCCAACAGAACAACGACAAAGCCCTCGTCGAGATCGTCCTACACGAAGGCCGCAAGCACATCGTCCGCCGCCTGCTCGCCGAGGTCGGCCACCCCGTCCAGAAGCTGGTACGTACGGCGATCGGCCCGGTCCGCCTGGGAGATCTCAGACCCGGCGTGCTCCGCCCGCTCACCCACCATGAGCTCGGCACCCTCCTCGACACCGTCGAGCTCTGAGCGTCACTTCGGCGGAACCTGCGACATCAGCCACGTCATCTCGCTGTAGTCGCTCGTGAACGCGACCTTCCGCCACTCGTCGAGGTTGGTGACTTGCGGGTCGACCGGCGTGATCAGCACGCGGGTGTCCTTGTAGCGGGTCTCGACCTGGACCGCCGGGCATGCTCGCGAACTGACCCTTCTCGTCCAGCTCGATCGGTGGCGCGTACCCGGCCGGTAAGGACACCGGATACACCCGCGAAGGGTCCACCACGTTCGGATCGCCCGGCGGCGGCTGCCGGGACGACCAGAAGAGGAGGCCGCCGCCCGCGAGGACGACGGCCACCGGCAAGCCGAACAGCACGTTCGGAGAGTTCCCCCGCTCAGTCACAGCGCTCAGTGTGACTGCAAAGCCTTCGGCTTGTCCTCCTCGTCGTCCAACATGTCCGTCTCGTCGAACGGATACTCGCCCGACAGCACCAGCTTCGCCTGTTCGCGATCGAACTCGCCCGTCCACGTCCCCACGAGCACCGTCGCCACCGAGTTGCCGGCGAAGTTCGTCAACGCTCGCGCCTCGGACATGAACCGGTCGATGCCCACGATCAGGCCCACGCCATCGACGAGATCGGGCCGGTGCGACTGCAAGCCGCCAGCCAACGTCGCCAGCCCGGCGCCGGTCACCCCGGCGGCGCCCTTCGAGGCGATGATCATGAACAGCAGCAACGAGATCTGCTCGCCGATCGCCAGCGGCGTTCCCATCGCGTCGGCCACGAACAGCGAGGCCATCGTCAGGTAGATCGCCGTTCCGTCGAGGTTGAACGAGTACCCCGTCGGCACCGTGATGCCCACCACCGGTCGCGAGACCCCGAGGTGTTCCATCTTCGCGATCAGCCGTGGCAACGCCGTCTCCGAAGAAGACGTCGACACGATCAGCAGAAACTCTCGGGCCAGATACCGGAACAACGAGAAGATCGACAGCCCCGCCACGAGCCGCAACAGCATGCCCAGCACGACGAACACGAACAAGATGCACGTCACGTAGAACCCGAGCATGATCTGCCCGAGGCTGATCAACGCCGACACACCCGTCGCCCCGACCACGGCCGCGATCGCGCCGAACGCGCCGATCGGCGCGAGCCACATGACCATCGTCAGGATCCGGAACACCAGGCGCTGGATCACCGAGATCGCCGACAGCACCTTCTCGCCGGTCGCCCCCATGAACTGCACCGCGAAGCCCACCAGCAAAGCGACCAACAGTGTCTGCAACACCTCGCCGGACGTCAACGACGACAGCAGCGACGACGGGATGATCCCGAGGATGAAGTC is part of the Tenggerimyces flavus genome and encodes:
- the scpB gene encoding SMC-Scp complex subunit ScpB; protein product: MTTPDDERDLGLTASNHEEANALDTPAMPDDSAELSDLDESSQDDLATDEAPASSDRSEVGDTAEGESSPSDDAPVADDDASALADDSTDAIEVDDLDLDETSRGDLASEPVESIDDSDVEDAARADASADGESSPPDAGSVVEESASLSPESDSAPGDRSSASADESADSIEVDDLDLDETSPDGLADGESAESGDGSSAPVGVSGGGGAATVGEVAESIEVTGSLLGADELVAAGAGGFVDGTDATDIEEPVHLLPLRPSIEAILLVTDEPIPTVTLAQVLGRPQPEVAEELASLSKSYTDEGRGFDLREIAGGWRLYTREEYAEVVERFVLDGQQARLTQAALETLAVVAYKQPVSRTRVSAIRGVNCDGVMRTLLSRGLVQEAGTDDESGAHLYRTTSYFLERLGLDSLGDLPDLAPYLPEIEEMEAEHAHRLDAEPEPEPEPQHDHAQEPVGAEQP
- a CDS encoding pseudouridine synthase, with product MTDDEGIRLQKVLAQAGVASRRASEQLITDGRVEVNGAIVTLLGSRVDPERDVIRVDGERVPVDVGKVYLALNKPRGVVSTMSDPEGRRTLADFVQDREERLYHVGRLDTDTEGLILLVNDGEFAHRLTHPSYGVSKTYVAEVDGPVAKNVGRRLVGGVELEDGPAKADAFKILQQNNDKALVEIVLHEGRKHIVRRLLAEVGHPVQKLVRTAIGPVRLGDLRPGVLRPLTHHELGTLLDTVEL
- a CDS encoding cation:dicarboxylate symporter family transporter produces the protein MIVAVLLGIFVGLVFPDVGVALKPIGTGFVNLIKMMISPIIFCTIVLGVGSVRQAAKVGKVGGLALGYFILMSTVALAIGLVVGNLIHPGSGLELSDKLREAGQDAAGAEHESTSDFILGIIPSSLLSSLTSGEVLQTLLVALLVGFAVQFMGATGEKVLSAISVIQRLVFRILTMVMWLAPIGAFGAIAAVVGATGVSALISLGQIMLGFYVTCILFVFVVLGMLLRLVAGLSIFSLFRYLAREFLLIVSTSSSETALPRLIAKMEHLGVSRPVVGITVPTGYSFNLDGTAIYLTMASLFVADAMGTPLAIGEQISLLLFMIIASKGAAGVTGAGLATLAGGLQSHRPDLVDGVGLIVGIDRFMSEARALTNFAGNSVATVLVGTWTGEFDREQAKLVLSGEYPFDETDMLDDEEDKPKALQSH